The genomic region GGAAGAAATTGTACCATTTACTATTAGTTATAAACGATTTATTGCGAAAAAATGGTTGGAAAATGAAGAAAGGCCAAACCGAGTAATGTATACTGCAAGTTCACAAATGTTAAGGTAAGATGAAAAGAATGACTAtgcaatatattatttttactttaaaaacaataatctgaaatattttgaaattatgttaCGTCAGCCAAGTTTGGTACTGGGGCGAGATATCGCGATTAGACGCTCAAAAACAACTGAGTGACAAACCCACCGGTTCATTTCTGGTACGCGACTCGGAGACACGTGGCTGTCAGTTTACGCTTAGCTTTCGTATGGTGAATGTGACGTTTCATTATCGTTTGGAATATCATGATGATTATTGGCACTTTGAGGAATTACAATATGAGTCCATAGTAGACATGATAAAGGATATACTTGACCGTTGTACCAATGACAATTTTGTATGCTTCGTAAAAGTTCCAAATGAGTTGCAACCACCTTGTCCGGTCATACTGAAGTATCCACTAAGTCGATATTTCCAAATGCCACAATTACAGGACTTGTGTCGACGCGTTATACAACAACATGCTGCAGCAGAAGAAATCACAAAGCTGCCCATTCCACCAAAACTTCGTGATTATTTAAGTGTTCGACGAGAGTTAGTTTTTCACAGTTAATCAAAAACTCATTATTTtataagaagaaaatatagGCTAGCAATATTTGTTGAACATGCTACCCTAAACCCTAATTTAGTagttttattacatatttaagttattttaagaagtgttaactaataatttaattcagacgtattagtaatattaaagATATGTAAAAGCCAAAGTaaggatatacatacacaacaaaaattatttgtatattagaTAAATTCGACAAAACAAATATGTTCGCTATTAGATTTATAGTAATATGCACACATAAGTATAAATAATGTGccaatgtatatatattccaaTCAATTTCCATTTAGTATAGTTCAatttgaaatgtaaaataatcatGAAATAATTTAGTAAACTCATAAACAATCCAAGTCCAAAGATATACTTTTGTTactgttgaaaaataaaaataaaaaaataataatgtatgaTGCAAgaatatatattgaatatgcATTTAAACAGTGAAACTGTTAAGTTATATGGTCACAAAATTCATCACTTTATTTTAAGATATGCgcatatatgtagcttaaaTACGAAGCGCCGTCATTAAGCTTTATCTCATATTGGTATTATTTATTACCTTAAGTCGGATAATAACAGTTAGTTGTAAGTTGAATCCCTAATCACAAACTGCATAAAAACCTACTGACTATGGAGGGAACCAAACGCAATATATTGCAAACGATACGCACAAATTGTATTTATCtattaaacaataaattcaaTTCTAGATTAACCATTAACCTATGCCTAAGAATATATACGACGTGTGTTCAAAAATAAGaccgattttaatttttataagcaaatttgagtatttgaaagaaataaaaattcacagagctaaattcattgaaatcggtggctGAAACATGATTCCGGTTTAATTTTTGGCCCTAAAACCACTCACaacaacaatcttatattaaaaaatacagaattaattaatttttgtgacatctaattatttttattataatctcAATGCTTATGTAGTTTATACATTCGTGAAAAACAGTTAAAGCGAACGTTTAAAACAGCCGGATTGCGCCAATTATAAATCATATCAAATAATGTATTTGTTAATTAAACTGGAAATAAccctattttattaaaaaaatattaattaatctaCGTTTTTGCGACTAATAACAACTTTTCAGATCATAATCGATTTCGGTTTAAGTAAAAACGATTCGAAAGTGATTAGCAACCAATTTTCATAATAGCTCTATTGTGAATGAATGCGTTGAGAACAAAAAGGCGAAGACGGCCGCGTATTTTGTGATCATATGTCGTTAATGTCgtttgttatttgtttatgaatgttaaaaatgaaaaagtttccagTTAAAATTGATCTTTCAACATTTTTCGAGGACGaaagaaaatatgttataattCTTGTGGATCCACAATGGAAAAACGTGGAGTATTTACAACATCGAGTGGAAGAAATATTTGATGTGCGGCCGGTCCGGTTTTTGACCATAGATAATCTATTTATACCTCCACAAGAATCTATAGAAGTTGTAGAATTTACGGAATCTCTTAAGtatgaaaattttcttctttaGTTTGcattaacatatatttatatttacagagcttttatacCAAAACGAGCACTGGAGGAATCTCGCCGACGCTCAAAGCAATTGAAACCTGAAACTCAAGCAATTGTTAATAATGTAGAAGAATCGATTGAGAAGAATTTAGTTAAAAAGAGAAAGTACTATACATTGGGTATGGATATTCAAGGAAGCTCTACTCCCAACCTGACGAAAAAATCGAGACATACTGCAAAAATTGTAAATCAGTCACCAGTAGATACAATAAGAAAAGTTTCCAATGAATCACAAGAAATCACAAGTACTAATGAACAATTAAGCATATTGAAAGGATGTGAACAAGTCCAACTCAATAAAAGCGTCGAAAAAAAGTCTATGTGCGATGGTGCAAAATCTTTACCCAGTTTGGTGGAAAAACAAAGTGTAACAACGAATGAATCAAACGAGAATTCAACTAGTAAACGTAAACGTAAAAGGGCTCATAAAGAAAGCTCCGCACTGTCTATGGATTTCGAGGAAGAAAAAACTGAGTGTACATGTACAAAAAATATAGCTGAATTTAATTACTTTAGTTTAGAAGcaataaactttttgttttgtttttacagTGACGTTGCGGCCGGAAGTACCTTCGTCTACATTCCTTAACAATTCTAAATCATCAAATAAATCATCGCATATATACTTTGAAGACTCAACTATCATGGAATCTAAAAGCAAGAatcaacaaaagaaaaatattaataagtcAACTACTAATGGGAAAGCAAATACAACCAAAGTATCATTTAAATGTAAACGAAGTGATGCAGAGTTTGAGAAACCAGTAGTCTTTCCCTTAAAATatatcaacaaaaataataaacctcTTAAATCAATCAtagatatacaagaaaatatactTCTTCAGCCAGCCAATGTCAATATACTGTGTAAAGCGCCGGTTATGAATGATACAGAAAATCAATTGGAAGAAAATGTTTTGTCAACTACTTTTAATACAACAGAGAACAAGGAAAATGAAACAATTGATGAAATCACGAATATAACAGAAACTGCTGATAATTTTGAACAAGAAAATAATGCCAACATTATCACAAATGGTTTGGACCACATCAATTGCAAGGTGGTTAGAGACTCTGGTACAggaaaagaaatacaaaataacaatacagaaaaagaaatacaaaataaaaatttaaaagaaaattccaATTGTGAGGGTAACATCAATGATGAGAAGGACACTATTACGGACGATAACTCAAATGGCAAAGACAAGAAGGTTACAAACCCATCACAAGCTGAGATTTGCTACaatgaatataatttaaataaggaGGTACAAGAGCCTGTGTCCTCcattgataaaataaaacaaacaaatataacaaaCTCCACATCTACCAACATGACAGAAATGTCCGATTATTCACAGCTAATGGACGAAAGCTCTGTCATAGACTTGGATGACGATGATGAAGTGGTAATTGATTTAAGTGATGCTGATGATCAACAAAAGTCGCTGGCAACAAGTCGCGGAAAGTTGTCTGtaactttaaataaaagtataagCACAATGAGTATCGATGAAATGCTTCACTTTTGTGTGCCACTGACCGGTATTCCTGAATTGGGTGATGTTATCATATTTAAGGTAAATTTCTTGGAttaatatcatatatgtatacatatgtaattatattcTTTGTACATTTTCCTACAGTTTAATCGTCGTGTTTCTGGTGCTAAAATAGATGAATCACAATTCATAGCCTGTAGATGCGAACACATTAATAGACGCACTAAAGCTTTAAAGCTCGCTGTGATAAGTAAGTTTCCaatgtttgttattgttattaaattcccatCTAGTTGTATATTGTTCGAAAATAACTcaggaaaattatttatattactacaaatatttactttcaGATGCTAGTCTAGAAAACGACGTCCTTCCTCAAAAGTATAAGTATAGTTTAGATGatacttttgaaataaaatttatgaatatgaaGTTTACGGAAATGATCGATCCTAAGGTATTGAAACTAAGTAGTtagattaaaaagaaaatattatgttgtaataaatttaaatgttttgattttttctttaataaatgtattataaataatcattaataCTAAGAACGTCTCATTGCCAACATAGTATTGATTTCCCAAATAATTATACGAGTGCGATCAATAACTTCGCGTAATTGTCGATTTTTTAATCTAACTGTCTCAATAAGTTCCTGGTTCTCTTGCAACGCTTTTCGGTATTCATCACATTGCGAAGGTTCGTTACGGTGGTCGGGTTGCTCCTCTTTATAAGTTATCAAGCTCTCGACGTTTGTATAATCCATGCCATGTGGATAACCATCATTACATTTTTCGTATATTATACGTACGCGCTTAAATAATAGCCGTATAGTTCGGAAATATTCCTGCACCTTTTTTTCTGTACTGTTATCTCGATTTCCTGTTGGCTGAATTACTTTAAGCGCAGTAAATATCTCTTGAAAACGTGAAGTAATGTCTTGGACAGTTTCTTGACCCAAGCGAGATAGGgacacaatatttatttctttatgtgGATTTGGTTGTGATATTGCCAACATATTGCTCCCCGTTGCAGATGTCGTTTGTGGCGCAGGTTGTTGTGTATGCATCATTCCTGCTGTATTGCCATGGGGCATCTGcccttgttgttgctgttgctgctgttgtacaTTCATTGGCATACCTGTGggcatgtgttgttgttgaggATGTTGCATTATATTTCCAGTAGCGCTAACACCGATTCCCTGCCCACCGCCTCCGACACCCATCATACCGACACCTACCGGACCACTACCTCCACCACCACCTTGTACCATTTGCAcatgttgttgcatttgttgttgttgttgctgctgctgcatttGCATTGGCGTATTCATAAGATTTCCCGGTCCACTCAAGCTCATACCACTttgcaactgttgttgttgttgtggatgATATCCTCCCATTGGCATCATACCGCCACTACCAACACCTATTTGTGCTCCAGCTCCACCGCCAACCATTGCATTCTGCCCCATTCCACCGGCGCCCATTTGGTTCATTGTATTTATCATTTGAGgcgattgttgttgctgctgaggATTAAACTGACCACGGTGACCCCCAAGTGGGCTATTGTAACCACTTGGATATTGTCCAGACATTTTTAAGATTGATACAAAAAAAAGCTGATTAATAAAAGTCTCGCAGATTTCGCtctgtaaacaaaaatatttaattaactataatgGATGACAATATAATgtgaaaaatatcgatttttattttacaatatttttaatcgattacatttatttaattttaattgcactAATCAACTCCATGGCCACATATACCACCCTGCAGCTAAGAATCGGTTAAATCACCGTTTAACAACCCAACCATACTTCCAgatatttttgttaaagtttcTATGAGTTCCTTCAGGTTGAATTGTCATATATAATCGATTGTTTTAGTTTCTGGACTAATTACTTCAATGTTTTGAACTTTATATATCCATattgctatatacatatcttatgAATTTAAAAGTCTTTCCCTTTCCAAGCACGTATACAAGCTTTAAgaactaaaatataattaataataacttATCAGATACTTAAAGGTAACGATCATCAGTTATTagcaataatttataataaattcagaagtacatatgtgtaatgGAAACTAACAGCTATGCTGGCGGGTATTAGCCTTAATTCGCATAAATAAACGGTGGCATCACTTTCAAATTATTACACAGCTGATATtgatattgtgaaaaaatacaaaagtagcTGCGATTTTTAACTGCATCGCAGATGCAAATAAcataaattgtataatttagCAATTTCCTTCAACTATGAATCAGCTACCAGACGACCATTTTCGTTATATTTATAGTTCTTCATTACATGAACAAGTGCAAATAAAAGTGTAAGTAGGCATATCATTTCAACACTTTCAATTGTGAAGGGCggatacaacaacaatttcattgTATTACAGTGGTACATTAGAAGGTAAAAAACGTCAGCCAGATTTTGAAAAACTCTTAGAAGATCCCATTTTACGCTTTTCTGGCCTCTACTCGGAGGAATGTCCGGCCTTTCAAATTCGTTTACAAGTGTTCAACAAAAATCGGCCATACTGCCTGCCAGTAACCACCTCTTACAAAGCTTTCACTAAACGTTGGAGCTGGAATGAATGGGTGACACTGCCATTACAATTTTCCGACTTACCACGAACAGCTATGTTAGTGCTAACAATCCTCGACTGTGCAGGTGCTGGTAAAACCACAGTAATAGGCGGTACAGCAATTTCTTTGTTCGGCAAGAATGGTTTATTCCGCCAAGGTATGTTCGATTTGCGAGTGTGGTTGGGTGTAGAAGGTGATGGCAGTTATCCATCGAAAACGCCTGGCAAGGGGAAAGAATCCTCAAAATCGCAAATGCAACGCTTAGGTAAACTGGCAAAGAAACATCGAAACGGGCAGATGCATAAAGTCGATTGGTTAGATCGGTTGACATTCCGTGAGATAGAAGTAATTAATGAACGAGAAAAACGCATGTCGGATTACATGTATCTAATGATAGAGTTCCCTACAGCCGTGTTTCAAGAGTATTATAATGTAAGTCCGTAGTAACATGCTTCATCCTCAATATATTCACACTTTCACTATTTTCTTACTAGTATTCCATTGTGTACTTCGAACCAGAAGGAGATAAAAGCCATAAAATACTGACAAAACCCAAATTGGTAACTGTGCCGGATTCAGATATATTGCAGGTATGTTGCATCTTTCTTTTGGTCTGACGTAATGTTTTATAAACAACCCTTAAGCTTAAGCCTATACTGCCCTCTTcggaaaacgaaaataattgcTTCAATGCCATTAAAAAGTGCGTTATTATGCTCTAAAGTGTCACCGCTAAAGCTCTTTTAGCCTAAAATAGTAGCTAATTTGCGGTCGTGCTTtgatgtaaaattgtggtttaAATGCAGACAAACAATCGCACTGTCAATACACTCTCacacatttttcttaaatatttattttaacccTCACAAGGCTAGTAGAATCGATTTTCTTCAtttcacaaattatttatgctaacttgaATTAGCGCACGCAATCGTTGTAATATCTCGCCAAACAGTTTGGTTTCGCTTTTCTCATGTGAATTGCAACGAACAGCCTTTCTTACGCGAGTTACACTTGATTTAAGTATTAAGTTGAGAATTGAAGGAAATTGTCATTTAGCCCGCAAACTGTTACATTTaaagattaaaattttgaaatttaaattaaaatttaacccGCCATGTAGTGTTCTAAAACTTTTTGCTTATCTACGATGGCGTCTTCAAAAGTTTCTCCTGCATTTacaaactaaattaatatttattaaatggtatttgaaatttaaagcaTGGTTTTGCGCTTGCTGGGTAATTGAATGCAAT from Bactrocera tryoni isolate S06 chromosome 3, CSIRO_BtryS06_freeze2, whole genome shotgun sequence harbors:
- the LOC120772270 gene encoding uncharacterized protein LOC120772270, which translates into the protein MNERIFINNVNCEQPPNASGGIVPDTSPNASNATTPTSTLKEKRNWFQSLTRRKKSQSQVSLADIPSTSRQVPQIQNNNNEPVQVTCTRNVTAIKEANITNDANASGRKRKDGKNVFQRLRKRMGLRFSSLRNRNDETGNSEFGVACASGTINAADEFSTHSPIHEPQQCVQNIAIEEEEIVPFTISYKRFIAKKWLENEERPNRVMYTASSQMLSQVWYWGEISRLDAQKQLSDKPTGSFLVRDSETRGCQFTLSFRMVNVTFHYRLEYHDDYWHFEELQYESIVDMIKDILDRCTNDNFVCFVKVPNELQPPCPVILKYPLSRYFQMPQLQDLCRRVIQQHAAAEEITKLPIPPKLRDYLSVRRELVFHS
- the LOC120771499 gene encoding coilin isoform X2; protein product: MLKMKKFPVKIDLSTFFEDERKYVIILVDPQWKNVEYLQHRVEEIFDVRPVRFLTIDNLFIPPQESIEVVEFTESLKAFIPKRALEESRRRSKQLKPETQAIVNNVEESIEKNLVKKRKYYTLGMDIQGSSTPNLTKKSRHTAKIVNQSPVDTIRKVSNESQEITSTNEQLSILKGCEQVQLNKSVEKKSMCDGAKSLPSLVEKQSVTTNESNENSTSKRKRKRAHKESSALSMDFEEEKTELTLRPEVPSSTFLNNSKSSNKSSHIYFEDSTIMESKSKNQQKKNINKSTTNGKANTTKVSFKCKRSDAEFEKPVVFPLKYINKNNKPLKSIIDIQENILLQPANVNILCKAPVMNDTENQLEENVLSTTFNTTENKENETIDEITNITETADNFEQENNANIITNGLDHINCKVVRDSGTGKEIQNNNTEKEIQNKNLKENSNCEGNINDEKDTITDDNSNGKDKKVTNPSQAEICYNEYNLNKEVQEPVSSIDKIKQTNITNSTSTNMTEMSDYSQLMDESSVIDLDDDDEVVIDLSDADDQQKSLATSRGKLSVTLNKSISTMSIDEMLHFCVPLTGIPELGDVIIFKFNRRVSGAKIDESQFIACRCEHINRRTKALKLAVINASLENDVLPQKYKYSLDDTFEIKFMNMKFTEMIDPKVLKLSS
- the LOC120771499 gene encoding coilin isoform X1, whose translation is MLKMKKFPVKIDLSTFFEDERKYVIILVDPQWKNVEYLQHRVEEIFDVRPVRFLTIDNLFIPPQESIEVVEFTESLKAFIPKRALEESRRRSKQLKPETQAIVNNVEESIEKNLVKKRKYYTLGMDIQGSSTPNLTKKSRHTAKIVNQSPVDTIRKVSNESQEITSTNEQLSILKGCEQVQLNKSVEKKSMCDGAKSLPSLVEKQSVTTNESNENSTSKRKRKRAHKESSALSMDFEEEKTECTLTLRPEVPSSTFLNNSKSSNKSSHIYFEDSTIMESKSKNQQKKNINKSTTNGKANTTKVSFKCKRSDAEFEKPVVFPLKYINKNNKPLKSIIDIQENILLQPANVNILCKAPVMNDTENQLEENVLSTTFNTTENKENETIDEITNITETADNFEQENNANIITNGLDHINCKVVRDSGTGKEIQNNNTEKEIQNKNLKENSNCEGNINDEKDTITDDNSNGKDKKVTNPSQAEICYNEYNLNKEVQEPVSSIDKIKQTNITNSTSTNMTEMSDYSQLMDESSVIDLDDDDEVVIDLSDADDQQKSLATSRGKLSVTLNKSISTMSIDEMLHFCVPLTGIPELGDVIIFKFNRRVSGAKIDESQFIACRCEHINRRTKALKLAVINASLENDVLPQKYKYSLDDTFEIKFMNMKFTEMIDPKVLKLSS
- the LOC120771500 gene encoding mediator of RNA polymerase II transcription subunit 30; translation: MSGQYPSGYNSPLGGHRGQFNPQQQQQSPQMINTMNQMGAGGMGQNAMVGGGAGAQIGVGSGGMMPMGGYHPQQQQQLQSGMSLSGPGNLMNTPMQMQQQQQQQQMQQHVQMVQGGGGGSGPVGVGMMGVGGGGQGIGVSATGNIMQHPQQQHMPTGMPMNVQQQQQQQQGQMPHGNTAGMMHTQQPAPQTTSATGSNMLAISQPNPHKEINIVSLSRLGQETVQDITSRFQEIFTALKVIQPTGNRDNSTEKKVQEYFRTIRLLFKRVRIIYEKCNDGYPHGMDYTNVESLITYKEEQPDHRNEPSQCDEYRKALQENQELIETVRLKNRQLREVIDRTRIIIWEINTMLAMRRS